From Asterias amurensis chromosome 3, ASM3211899v1, a single genomic window includes:
- the LOC139934949 gene encoding snaclec rhodocetin subunit alpha-like, giving the protein MAFWKVCFLMGQLIGLGLAQTDGPVVPVELREFEEIRQEKVACPDKSYTVLNQFCYKVFPDRKTWIDAEDLCTKEETAIGQGHLVSILNQQENEDVFKLWQATNPPKTGCYSTAWIGLSDTNDNDNIDFIWSDGKSFNYTNWKPNANLKNLKKSCVSLWKGFWETTSCERKMAYICKVPL; this is encoded by the coding sequence ATGGCATTTTGGAAGGTTTGTTTCCTGATGGGGCAGTTGATTGGTCTTGGATTGGCCCAAACTGATGGTCCAGTCGTACCGGTTGAGCTCAGGGAGTTCGAAGAGATACGCCAAGAGAAAGTCGCATGCCCAGACAAAAGCTATACGGTGCTCAATCAATTCTGTTATAAGGTTTTTCCCGATCGGAAAACATGGATAGATGCCGAAGATCTTTGCACAAAAGAGGAAACCGCAATTGGACAGGGTCATCTTGTGTCCATTCTGAACCAACAAGAGAACGAGGACGTGTTTAAACTTTGGCAGGCAACCAATCCACCAAAAACAGGTTGTTACAGTACAGCATGGATCGGACTCAGCGATACAAATGATAATGACAACATCGATTTCATTTGGTCTGACGGGAAGTCGTTTAACTACACTAATTGGAAGCCCAACGCAAATctcaaaaatctcaaaaaatcgTGTGTGTCTCTCTGGAAAGGCTTTTGGGAAACCACTTCCTGTGAGAGAAAGATGGCCTACATCTGCAAGGTTCCGCTGTGA